The Labilithrix sp. genomic sequence CGCGCGGACGATCGCGAGGAGGCGCTGCTCCGGCTTCGGGAGCGTGACGACGTCGGCGTCGAGCCGATCGACGAGCGAGCGGAGGCCCACCCCGCGGAGGAGATCGCGCGCGATCGCGGTCTGCGCCGCGGGCTCGAGCTTCTCCCGGTTCGGGAGCGCCGAGACGAGGTTCTCGCGCACGCTGCTCATGAAGAACCGCGAGTGCTGCATCACGAGGCCGACCCCGCGCCGCGAGCCCCGCGCGTCGAGCTCGGCGACGCCCCACGTCGAGAGCGACGGGTGCGCGTCGTTCACCCCGGCGAGGGTGCGGAGGAGCGCCGACTTCCCGGAGCCGGCCGGCCCGACGAGGACGACGAGGCCGGTCTCCGGCAGATCGAGGTCGACGTGCGCGAGGACGGGCGTCCCGTTGAACGCGAGGCCGAAGCCGCGCAGGCGGAGGACGGCGCGCTCACGCACGAAGGCGCCCTCCCGTGTGCATGAGGCGGCGGCCGAGCGACGTCAGGTAGGCCCAGCCGAGCCCTTGCGAGCACTGCCGGCTCAGGACGAGCCAGAGGACGCTCCGCCGCCGCGGCAGGAGCTCCGCGCCGAAGCACCACACCGTCCGCTCGCGCGTGACCATGCTGCGAAAGCGGAACCCGACGTCGTCCGCGCGCGGAGGTGCGTCGTCGCCGAGCGGCGCCGCGACGGCGAGGACGCTCGATCGCTTGTGGGCGAGGTCGAGCACGTACTCGGGCGCGAGCGCGCCGCCGGCGCCGCACGAGCACGTTCGATCGTCGAGGTCGGTCACGAGCGCGGCGAGCGTCTCCGGCGCGTGGCCGAGGAAGTCGCGGAGCGCGTCGATGATCGAGGCGTCGCCGCCGACGGTCCAGGGCCGGCCGCTCCGCTCGATCGCGGCGGGCTCGGGGGCGCGCTCGTGCGTCGCGAGGGTCGAGAGCGTCGCGAGCGCGGAGCCCACCGTCGCGTCGGGCGCGAGCCGGCACCAGAGCGAGCGCCGCGCCGGGAGCGCCGCGCCGGCGAGGGTGCCTTCGGGCGTGCGCAGCGCGACGAGCTCGGCGCCGTCCAGCACCGTCGCCTCGACGAGCGCGCCCGCCACCGTCGCGCGCGCCCCCTTCGGCGCGACGTCGATCTCCTCCACTCCCGCGAGGAGCTGCGCCCAGACGACGCCGTCGACGGCGTCGACGATCCGCGCCGCCTCGTCGTCGCGCGCGAGCGAGACCGGAGCGGGCGTCTGATCCGAGCGCGGCGCGGCGTCGTCGGCGCTCGTGTCGAGCTCGGCGACGTCGAACGTCAGCGTCGACTCGTAGCGCGCGAACTGCTCGGTGCGGTCGAGGAACACCGTCTGGCCGGGGCCGCCGCGGCAGAGGACGTCGAGCGCGAGCTCGATCTGATGGCGGAGCGCGCCGCGCACGTCGTCCCAGCTCGCGACGCCCCAGCTCACGAGCGTCTCGCCGAGCGGCCGCTTCTCGCGGCGGCACGACTCGAGGATGTCGCGGAAGGAGTCGGGATCGATCTCCGCCGTCTCCTGGAGGTGGCGCGTGAACGCGAACGGGTGCTCCGAGTCGGTCGCCCACGCGAGGCGGCCGCGCTGCAAGTAGACGTGGACCTCCGCCGTCCGCGAGGCGCAGATGAACTCGCCGGTCCCGGCGCGGAGGGCGATCCCGCGCAGGGTCTCGAACGGGCGCGGATCGGTCGTCATCGCGCCCCTCGCCGATAGCCGCGCGCGAGCCGCGCGATCGCGCCGTGCCACGCGCCCGCGCCCGCGCGCTCGGGCCTCGCGAGGAGCGCGTCGAGCTCCTCGTCGAGCCCCTCGAGCGGCGCGAGGCGCGCGAGGACGGCGGCGGGAGGTGCGCCCGCGATCGACTCGAGCTCCACCGCGGCCGCGTGGACGATGACCGCGTCGTGCTCGAGGAGCTCCTGGCGGCGGTTCACCTGCGCGAGCATGCGCACGAACGCGACGAGGTCCTGCCAGAGGCGCATCCCGGCGGTGGGGTCCTTCTCGTGGCGGAGCCAGTCGAGGATCCTCCGCTGCACGTCGCGGAGCTGGAGTCGATCGCGGACGCGGAGGCTCGGGTACACGTCCCAGCCGACGAGCATCGCGATCGCGGTGCCGGCGGCGCGGAGCGCGGCGTGGAGCGTCCCCGGCGTCGGCTCGCCGGCGGCGAGGACGCGCGCGCGGAGCCTCGCGCACGCGCGGCGGACGCGGAGCGAGTCCTCGAGCTCGGACGCGAAGTCGAACGCCGCCTCGCCGTAGCCGGCGCGCGCGAACGCGAGGTCGATCGACGTGAGCGCCTTCCTCACGCGGCGGAGCGCGCTGTCGCACTCGCCGACGATCGCGATCGCGTCGCGACAGGCCTTCACGCGCTCGAGGCGCTCGGCGCGCTGGCGCAGCTCGAGGTGCGCGAGGAACGCGATGTCGCCGACCGCCTGCAGCGACGACGACGACTGGGCCGCGATCGCGGCGTCGATCGCCTGCTCGAAGCCGGCGTAGGGCGCGGCGAGGGGGTCGCCTTCGGCGCGCTCCTCCGTCGACGCGACCGCGCCGTACGCGACACGCACCTCGGCGATCAGCCCGTTCGCGGACGCGAGCAGCCCCGACACGATCGGCTCGAGCTCCGAGGCGAGGCGATCGGGCGGCATCGACTCGTAGGCGCGGATGTCGACCGCGAGCACACGCGCCGTGAGCGAGGCGAGCTCGGTCTTGAACTTCGCGAGCTCGCGCGGACGCTCCGGCATCGGACCGCCGAGTGTCCGTTCCATCGCGCGCGTTCGATACTGTCCGATCGTTCGCGCTCCCTGTCTTCCGATGCAGGCGGGTCACACGAGCAGGCGGAGCAGCGCGGCGCGTCCGGTCCTGCCGAGCCGCCGGAGCACGGCCACGCGGCGCCGGCGGACGTGCGCGGGCGAGGTCCCGAGCGTGGCCGCGGCCGCGGCGACGGGTTGCTCGAAGCCCGCCAGCACCGCGCGATCGAGCGCGGAGAGCCGCGCGCCGAGGGCCGCCTCCTCGAGCAGCCCGCGGTTCGCCGTCGCCGCGTCCTCCGCGCGCACGCGCTGGACGCTCAGGCGGACGTGGTCCTCGCTCAGGCGCTCGGCCTCGAGGACCTCGTACAGCTCGGGCGCGCGCTCGCGCACCGTCGTCGCGCGCGGCTCCCGCGCGAGGAGTGGGCAGTCGGCGCACGGAACCGAGCAGTGGTGGAGCACCTCGTGGCAGCGCGGGCCGCCGGACAGGAAGTAGTGACGGACCTCCGCGCCGATCGTGAGGCGGCGGAGGTGGCCGAACGTCGCGGGATCGATCTCGATCTCGTACTCGATCGCGGGCGAGTCCTCCGCGGCGCGCTTCTGCTCGACCGCGGCGCAGACGACGAGGACCGCGCCGGAGTCGATGAGCGCCCCGCGGAGCGTGAGCTCGACCCGGCCCACGCCGTCGGGCATGACGATCGTGCAGATCGTGTCGCGCCCGAGGATGCCCTCGAGGGCCCGCCGCGCGAGCTCCCAGAGCGGATCCATCCGCGAGCCCTCCAGGAGCTCCGCGCCCGGCTCGAGCTCGAGCAGCGCCGCGAGCCGCTCGTCGAAGAGGCGCACCTGGAGCGTCCGATCGATCACCAGCGCCGGCGCGCATCGAGCGGCGAGGAGCTCCGCGAGCGCTTTCCAGTCCATCGAGCTCGTACGACAGCAAACCGAGGCCGGCGCGCCTACCGCTCGGCGGGGCAGGGCCCACTCGCTCGAAGTACAGTCGCGGCGCCGGGCGCGCGGTCAGGTGATCAGGCGCACGAGGTCCGCGCGCGAGTCCGCGCCGAGCTTCTCGAGGACGTTGGCTTGATGGAACTTCACCGTCCGGATGCTGATCCCCAAGATCGTCGCGATGTCGGCGAGCGAGCGCCCCATCAGGAGGTAGGTCAGCACCGCGCGCTCGCGCTCGGAGAGGTGCGCCGCGTCGGCGAGCGAGCGGAGCTTGGACTCGTGGATCGCGTTGAGTGTCCGCTCCGAGATCCGGCGGAGCCGCACGCGGATGCGGTCGTCCTGCGCCTCCGCGGTGACGACCTCGTAGATGTTCTCCGGTCCGCCGATCCAGCGCGCCGCCGTGCGCGGCCAGCGCGTCGCTTCGTGCTGGAGCGCCGGGCAGTCGTTGCACGGCGTGCCGTGTCCGTGGATCGCCGCGTAGCAGCGCTCGGGCAGGACCTTCAGCCGCGGGCCGCGCGGCGTGGTGAGGCTGATGAGCCGGCCGAAGTCGGAGACGGAGGAGGCGATCTCGTAGTCGACCTCGTCCTCGCACGCGAGGGTGTGGGCTTCGAGCGGCTCCGCCGACGACACGGTGAGGAGGAGCCCTTGCTCGTCGTTTCGGCCGACGAGCGCGGCCTGGAGCTTGAGGACGAAGCGCGCGTTCTGCGGCGTGCTCGCCTCGCAATCGAAGGAGCGCAACGTCCCGGAGAGCGCCCGTTCGATCCGTGAGCGGGCGACGACGGCGTGCGCCGTGGGTGCGATCGCCTCCGACCAGTGACGTCCTTCGATGTCCTCGCGCTGCCAGCCGAGGAGGGTCTCGAAGGACGTGCTGAACATGCGAACGTAGCCGTCGCGATCGAGCAGCGCGCATGCCTGTCCTTGGTTGGCGAAGTGAAGTGCGACCGCTTGCCAGCTCACCACGTCGGCTCGCTCCCTCTCCCCCTACGGTCTCTCCCCGTCGAGACATCATTCACGCGGTCGTCGTGCGTTCCATGGAAAACGCTGACGCATCGCTGCTCAGCGCTGCTCAATGCTGCTCAGCGCTGCTCACCAGCTGCTCGGGTCCTCGTGCTCCGCCGCGCGAGCTCCTCTCGATCGCGGACGAGCTCTGCGACGCGCTCGAGCCCGCGCGCGAGGCAGCGGCGAAAGGTGCTGTACGGCATCGCCATTTCGGCGGCGATCTTCTCGTGTTTCCCCGCGCGCTCGAAGTACACCGCCTCGAGCACCTCCCGCTCCTTCTTCTCGCGGTATCCGCTCCCGAGCGAGGTGACGATCTGCCGGAGCAGCCGCTCGAGCACCACCGCTTTGTCGGCCGGGATCGCGTCGGCGCTCGCCTCGGCCGCGACGACGCTGAGCGAGAGGAGCGGGCTGTCGACGAGCCGCTCGGGGCGCTCGAGGAGGAGGAGCGCCTCGCGCACCGTCGCGGTCGATATGAGCGGCGTGGAGATGGGGACGGTGGGCAGATGAACGGTCCCCCGGACGTCGCTCGCTTCGAGGAGGGCGGTCAGCACCGCGCGCGGCGAGATCCCTCGAAGGTCGCTGTAGATCTGAGAGTGCGGTCCCACCATCTCCGGCGCGTCGCAGAAGGGCAGGTCCATCGTCGCGATCGGGAGCTCGTTGCTCGGGAGCGTGAAGATCGCCCCGACCGCGTGCGGCCGCGCGAGCACGATCGGGAAGAAGCGCCGGAAGAGCGACTGCGAGGTGGCGGCCCAGGCCCCCGCCGCCGCGTCCTTGCCGATCCACGAGAGGACCGCGATCACGTGCTCGTCGGCCGCGAGCGTCGCGCGCTGCCGGAGCAGCTCGAGCGCGGACGCGAGCTCGGTGTCGTCGCGGATCTCGCCGAGCCGCGCCGCGTTCGCGAGCGTGATCGTCACGTACTGGCAGATCCCTTCGATCCCGTCGGCCCCTTCGACGACGATCGTGACGGCGTAGCCTCGATCCAACCGCCGGAGGAGCGCCGCGGCCGCGCGCTCGTCCCCGAACGCGGCGGACGCGACGTCGATCGCGGCGCGCTCGGTCCGCCGCGCGATGCGGGCGAGAGGGAGTCGGTCCGCGCGCGAGCCGGCGAGGAGCCGGACGAGCGGCCGGTCGTCGAGCGAGTCGAGGAGGTCGTCGAGGACCGGCACGAGCATCGACACTGTCTCCATCTCGAGCTGCAGCCCGACGTGATGGACGAGCCGCCGTTGCAGGTCGGCGTAGCGGACGGGGGACCGCGCGCGCAGGCGCCGCGTGAGCGCCTCGCGCACGACGAGGGGCATGCGGTAGCCGATGCCGCTCGCGTCCGGGACCGCGACGGTGGCGAGGACGTCGAACGCGGCGGCGGGGTCGACGTCGTCATCGAGCAGCGGCGCGAGGATCTCCTCCGTGACCCGCGCGGGGATCGAGGCCGCCTCCAGGAGCTCGCGCCGGCCGGCGACGTCGAGGCCGAGCCCGAGCTCGAGCTCGGCTGCTCCGCGAATGGTGCCGGCGAGGGTGACGACGCAGAGCGGGTGGCCGAAAGCGCGCCGGACCAGATCGCCGACGTGCTCGGGCGGCACCCCGAGGCTCGTCGCGAGCTCGGCGATCTCCTCGTCCCCGAGCACGGCGAGCGCCATCACGCGCGGCTTGCGGAGGGACGCGCCCCACGAGCGAGGATCGGGCGATCGTCGTGACGCGACGATCACGCGGCAGTCGGCGGGGAGGATCGAGCACGGGTTCTCGGCCCCGTCGTCGCGCGCGTCCTGCCAGTGATCGAAGTTGTCGATGATGACGACCCACCCCCGCATCCCGAGCGCGCGCGCCCGCGCGACCCGCTCGAGCGGCGAGCGCGCGGGCGGGCCGCCGGTGATCTCGAGCGCGATCGCCTCTTGCGTCGGCGGGACGCGGCGCGCGTCGATGCGGACGCACGGGCAGCCGAGCTCGTCGCAGCGCGCGGCGAGGGCGGCGAGGAGGGCGCTCTTCCCGATGCCGAGCGGCCCCTGGACGTAGAGGACGTCGTCGCTCCCGTCGGCGAGGTAGTCCTCGAGCTGGGAGAGCTCCGCGACGCGGCCCACGACGTAGGGGATGGAGCGGGAGGTGCGACCGCGCTTCCCCGCGGTCTCGAAGAGGAGGAGCCACGTCTCGTCGCCGACCGCGGCGCTGCGCGCGACGAGGGTCCGGCCTTCGATCGCGGGCGGGAGCGTGACCTGGCCCGTCAGGCGATGCGCCGCGAGGAGGGCGAGCCGGCGCGCCGGGAGCGGGAGCAGATCGAGGAGGAGGCGGCCCTCGAGCGGCGGCGACGTGTCGAGCCACCGGGCGAGCCGGCGATCGGCGCTGACGAGCCGCATCTCCGCATCGACGACGCCGATGAGTTGCTCGTTCGCGCTGGGCTCTCCCATCTTTGCGATCAGCCGTCCATGCTCGCGCCGCTTCGCGGGGCGCGGGCCGAGCGCCAAGATACCAACGAGCGCGCTCTCCTCCGGCGCTTTCGGCGCGCTCGATCGCGGCGCGATCTAGGCCTCCCGCCGCTTCGACTCGAGGGCGAGCGTGAGCTCTTCGACGAGCGCGTCGCGGTCGCGGAGCGCGCGCTCGAGCGACGCGGCGTCGAGCGGTGAGGCCGCGAGCGCGTCGACGAGGCGGCGCTCCAGCGCGTCGATCGTCGCGTCTCGCGACTCCGTGAGCTCGCGGACCCGGGCCTCGAGGCGGGCTATCCCGTTCCGCAGCTCGAGGACCTCTCGCTGCGTGTCGCGGAGGAGGGACTCCGTCGACCGGAGCTTCTTCTCGTGCGCGCCGTGCTCCTGCTGCGCGGTCGCGAGGCGGGCGGCCGCGTCGCGCCGCTCGGCCTCCTTGCGCGCGATCGTCTGCTCGAGCCGCGTCTGCTCGCGCACGCGTTGCTCGAGCTCGAGGCGGAGCGGCGCGAGGAGCGCCTCCTCGTCGATGATCGGGGCGGGCGCCTGCGCCGCGAGCTCGCGCCGCGCCGCGTCGCGCTCGGCGGCCACGCCCGCGAGCCGCTCCTCCAGCGCGCGGAGCTGGCGCGCCCGCGTGTCCGCTTCACCGGCGCGCGCCTCCGCGGCGGCCGCGCTCGCGGCCTCGGCGTCGGCGAGACGAGCGCGGAGCGCGTCGAGCTCGGAGCCTGCGACGAGGCGGCGGAGCCAGGCGAGGAGCCCTTTGCTGTTTGGCGCGAGCGCGCTCTCGTCGCGGCTCATGGCTCGATGCTCCAGAGCCAGGTGTCCGCGATCGCGAAGGTCGCGGCGGTCGTGGCGGTCGTGGCGGTCGCGTTCTTCGCGTTTTTCGCGTCGAGGCGGACGCGCTCGAGCGCGCGAGCGTGAAGCGCGGCGCGCGCGTCGTCCGCGGCGGCGTGCGGGATCGCGCGCGCCGAGAGCGCGCCGGCGCGCAGGGTGAAGGCGCCGTGTGTGTCGTCGACCGCGAGGGCGCCCGTCGCGATCGCGCGGGCGAGCGCGCGGAGCGTGCGGCGTCCGCCCGGCTCCGGCCACACGTCGCCGCGCGGCGCGTCCTCGTCCGGCAGCGGCGGACACGTCGCCGCGCCGAGGCGCGCCGAGCCGTCGAGCCGCGCGA encodes the following:
- a CDS encoding PAS domain S-box protein translates to MSWQAVALHFANQGQACALLDRDGYVRMFSTSFETLLGWQREDIEGRHWSEAIAPTAHAVVARSRIERALSGTLRSFDCEASTPQNARFVLKLQAALVGRNDEQGLLLTVSSAEPLEAHTLACEDEVDYEIASSVSDFGRLISLTTPRGPRLKVLPERCYAAIHGHGTPCNDCPALQHEATRWPRTAARWIGGPENIYEVVTAEAQDDRIRVRLRRISERTLNAIHESKLRSLADAAHLSERERAVLTYLLMGRSLADIATILGISIRTVKFHQANVLEKLGADSRADLVRLIT